One segment of Streptomyces sp. TG1A-8 DNA contains the following:
- a CDS encoding DUF2252 domain-containing protein, translated as MTGTGAGAAEAAEPVARRLPRVRGFAQWPPQGSPKEEGKALRSRVPRGAHRALGPDDARPDAVDAVRESNSGRLPGLTPIRVGRMAATPFAFLRGSAGLMAHDLARTPTTRIGVQLCGDAHAANFGLYGDARDGLVIDLNDFDETVHGPWEWDLKRLAASLVLAGREAGADEDTCRQAARDAVGAYRRTMRLLAGLPVLDAWNAIADEELVSHTDAHDLLGTLQRVSEKARANTSGRFAAKSTEAGEDGGRRFVDAPPVLRRVPDAEAAAVAASLESYATTLSEDLRPLLARHAVHDVAFRIVGTGSVGTRSYVVLLLDHRGQPLVLQVKEARPSALVPHLAAAGFDTPPVAHEGRRVVLGQRRMQVVSDILASTTRLRLPDQRKPRSAVCLRTDGRPGRSQGMTKPRPCATGERRTDGASRPHRRPVLGTEGEGPRQPRHGPQ; from the coding sequence ATGACCGGGACCGGTGCGGGGGCGGCGGAGGCGGCGGAGCCGGTGGCGCGCAGGCTGCCGCGGGTGCGCGGCTTCGCCCAGTGGCCGCCGCAGGGCTCACCCAAGGAGGAGGGCAAGGCCCTCAGGTCGAGGGTGCCGCGCGGCGCGCACCGCGCCCTCGGTCCGGACGACGCCCGGCCGGACGCGGTGGACGCGGTCAGGGAGTCCAACTCCGGCCGCCTCCCCGGGCTGACGCCGATACGGGTGGGGCGGATGGCGGCCACCCCGTTCGCCTTCCTGCGCGGCTCGGCCGGCCTCATGGCGCACGACCTGGCGCGCACCCCCACGACCCGGATCGGCGTGCAGCTGTGCGGCGACGCGCACGCGGCCAACTTCGGCCTGTACGGCGACGCCCGCGACGGCCTGGTCATCGACCTGAACGACTTCGACGAGACGGTGCACGGCCCCTGGGAGTGGGACCTGAAACGGCTCGCCGCCTCACTGGTGCTGGCCGGGCGGGAGGCCGGGGCCGACGAGGACACCTGCCGGCAGGCCGCGCGGGACGCCGTCGGCGCCTACCGGCGCACCATGCGGCTGCTGGCCGGACTGCCGGTGCTGGACGCGTGGAACGCCATCGCGGACGAGGAACTGGTCTCCCACACCGATGCCCACGACCTGCTCGGCACGCTGCAGCGGGTCTCGGAGAAGGCGCGCGCCAACACCAGCGGCCGGTTCGCCGCGAAGTCGACCGAGGCGGGGGAGGACGGCGGGCGCCGGTTCGTCGACGCGCCACCGGTCCTGCGCCGCGTCCCGGACGCGGAGGCGGCGGCCGTCGCCGCGTCCCTGGAGTCGTACGCGACCACCCTGTCCGAGGACCTGCGGCCCCTGCTGGCCCGGCACGCGGTGCACGACGTGGCCTTCCGGATCGTCGGCACGGGCAGCGTGGGCACGAGGTCGTACGTGGTGCTGCTCCTCGACCACCGCGGGCAGCCGCTCGTGCTCCAGGTGAAGGAGGCCCGGCCGTCGGCGCTCGTCCCGCACCTGGCCGCGGCCGGCTTCGACACGCCCCCGGTGGCGCACGAGGGGCGCCGCGTGGTCCTCGGACAGCGGCGGATGCAGGTGGTCAGCGACATCCTCGCTTCGACTACACGACTTAGGTTGCCTGACCAGCGAAAACCCCGGTCGGCAGTGTGTTTGCGGACAGACGGCCGACCGGGGCGCTCCCAGGGTATGACGAAGCCCCGCCCATGCGCCACGGGGGAACGACGCACGGACGGGGCTTCTCGACCTCACCGCCGGCCGGTGCTGGGGACCGAAGGTGAGGGACCTAGGCAGCCACGCCACGGGCCACAATGA
- a CDS encoding DUF3662 and FHA domain-containing protein, with protein sequence MGVLKKFEQRLEGLVNGTFAKVFKSEVQPVEIAGALQRECDNNATIWNRDRTVVPNDFIVELSAPDHERLSPYSGQLGDELAGMVRDYAKQQRYTFMGPIKVHLEKADDLDTGLYRVRSRTLASSASQQGAAPAAPDARPGAPGGYGYPPAPPAGAPPMPAAPPPGARPGGYGYPQPATQRPAAAPMGGGRTRYWIEINGTRHQISRPTLVLGRSTEADVRIDDPGVSRRHCEIRTGTPSTIQDLGSTNGIVVDGQHTTRATLRDGSRIVVGSTTVIYRQAEG encoded by the coding sequence GTGGGAGTCCTGAAGAAGTTCGAGCAGCGTCTCGAAGGTCTGGTCAACGGCACCTTCGCCAAGGTCTTCAAGTCCGAGGTCCAGCCCGTGGAGATCGCCGGTGCGCTCCAGCGGGAGTGCGACAACAACGCCACCATCTGGAACCGCGACCGCACCGTCGTCCCCAACGACTTCATCGTGGAGCTGAGCGCCCCGGACCACGAGCGCCTCAGTCCCTACTCCGGCCAGCTCGGCGACGAGCTGGCCGGCATGGTGCGCGACTACGCCAAGCAGCAGCGCTACACCTTCATGGGCCCGATCAAGGTCCACCTGGAGAAGGCCGACGACCTCGACACCGGGCTGTACCGGGTGCGCTCGCGCACCCTCGCCTCCTCCGCCAGCCAGCAGGGCGCCGCGCCCGCGGCCCCGGACGCCCGGCCGGGCGCGCCGGGCGGCTACGGCTACCCGCCCGCCCCGCCCGCCGGAGCGCCCCCGATGCCGGCCGCGCCGCCGCCCGGCGCCCGCCCCGGCGGCTACGGCTATCCCCAGCCCGCCACCCAGCGGCCGGCGGCCGCGCCGATGGGCGGCGGACGCACCCGCTACTGGATCGAGATCAACGGCACCCGCCACCAGATCTCCCGCCCGACCCTGGTGCTGGGCCGCAGCACCGAGGCCGACGTGCGGATCGACGACCCCGGCGTCTCGCGCCGGCACTGCGAGATCCGGACCGGAACGCCCTCGACGATCCAGGATCTCGGCTCCACCAACGGCATCGTGGTGGACGGGCAGCACACCACCCGCGCTACGCTCCGCGACGGCTCGCGGATCGTCGTGGGCAGCACCACCGTTATCTATAGGCAAGCCGAAGGGTGA
- a CDS encoding FHA domain-containing protein gives MSELTLTVMRLGFLAVLWLFVIVAVQVIRSDLFGTRVTQRGSRREAARPQQAARHQAAPPPQRGQQGGGGRRGRNAPTKLVVTEGTLTGTTVALQGQTITLGRAHDSTIVLDDDYASSRHARIYPDQGGRWIVEDLGSTNGTYLDRSRLTTPTPIPLGAPIRIGKTVIELRK, from the coding sequence ATGTCAGAGCTGACCCTCACGGTCATGCGGCTGGGTTTCCTGGCCGTACTGTGGCTGTTCGTGATCGTGGCCGTGCAGGTCATCCGGAGCGACCTGTTCGGAACGCGCGTCACCCAGCGGGGATCGCGTAGGGAGGCGGCGCGCCCGCAGCAGGCGGCCCGGCACCAGGCCGCGCCCCCGCCGCAGCGCGGCCAGCAGGGCGGTGGCGGCCGGCGCGGTCGCAACGCCCCCACCAAGCTCGTGGTGACCGAAGGCACCCTGACCGGCACCACGGTCGCGCTGCAGGGCCAGACCATCACCCTGGGCCGGGCGCACGACTCGACGATCGTGCTGGACGACGACTACGCCTCCAGTCGCCATGCCAGGATCTACCCGGACCAGGGCGGCCGGTGGATCGTCGAGGACCTCGGCTCCACCAACGGCACCTACCTGGACCGGTCCCGGCTGACGACTCCCACACCGATCCCGCTGGGCGCCCCGATCCGCATCGGCAAAACCGTCATCGAGCTGCGGAAGTAG
- a CDS encoding Stp1/IreP family PP2C-type Ser/Thr phosphatase: MSLSLRFAAGSHKGMIREGNEDSGYAGPRLLAIADGMGGQAAGEVASSEVISTLVTLDDDVPGSDILTSLGHAVQRANDQLRAMVEEDPQLEGMGTTLTALLWTGQRLGLVHVGDSRAYLLRDGVLTQITQDHTWVQRLVDEGRITEEEASTHPQRALLMRALGSGEHVEPDLSIREVRAGDRYLICSDGLSGVVSHQTMQEALSSYQGPQETVQELIQLALRGGGPDNITVIVADVLDLDTGDTLAGQLSDTPVVVGAVAENQHHLHDNGIMQTPAGRASHLGRGQGRGGGEFGPPGSGDTTGYIPAGGFGDYGDDDLTKPRKNRRWLKRSCYGVLALAVIGGGLYGGYRWTQTQYYVGANGEHVALYRGISQDLAWVSLSKVEKDHPEIELKYLPPYQQKQVKNTITAGGLRQARTKIDALAVQASACRKQAERAAADEQNAKAGLDRTGDTAGTTRTSLASEASPSPDPSSTSSATPPKSPSPSATATPQPGPSLSEGEQKVVDQCGKQ; encoded by the coding sequence ATGAGTCTGTCACTGCGCTTTGCCGCCGGATCGCACAAGGGCATGATCCGTGAGGGCAACGAGGACTCCGGGTACGCCGGTCCGCGCCTGCTGGCCATCGCCGACGGCATGGGCGGGCAGGCGGCCGGCGAGGTCGCCTCCTCCGAGGTGATCTCCACCCTGGTCACGCTCGACGACGACGTGCCCGGCTCCGACATCCTCACCTCGCTGGGGCACGCGGTGCAGCGCGCCAACGACCAGCTGCGCGCCATGGTCGAGGAGGACCCCCAGCTGGAGGGCATGGGCACCACGCTCACCGCCCTGCTCTGGACCGGCCAGCGACTCGGCCTCGTCCACGTCGGCGACTCGCGCGCCTACCTGCTGCGCGACGGCGTGCTCACGCAGATCACCCAGGACCACACCTGGGTGCAGCGCCTGGTCGACGAGGGCCGCATCACCGAGGAGGAGGCCAGCACTCACCCGCAGCGCGCCCTGCTCATGCGCGCCCTGGGCAGCGGCGAGCACGTCGAACCCGACCTGTCCATCCGCGAGGTGCGGGCCGGCGACCGCTACCTGATCTGCTCCGACGGCCTGTCCGGCGTCGTCTCCCACCAGACGATGCAAGAGGCCCTCTCCAGCTACCAGGGCCCGCAGGAGACCGTGCAGGAGCTGATCCAGCTCGCGCTGCGCGGCGGCGGCCCCGACAACATCACGGTCATCGTCGCCGACGTCCTCGACCTGGACACCGGTGACACCCTCGCCGGGCAGCTGTCCGACACCCCGGTCGTGGTCGGTGCCGTCGCCGAGAACCAGCACCACCTGCACGACAACGGCATCATGCAGACCCCGGCCGGCCGCGCCTCCCACCTCGGCCGCGGCCAGGGGCGGGGCGGCGGCGAGTTCGGCCCGCCCGGCTCGGGCGACACCACCGGCTACATCCCCGCCGGCGGCTTCGGCGACTACGGCGACGACGACCTCACCAAGCCCCGCAAGAACCGCCGGTGGCTGAAGAGGTCCTGCTACGGCGTCCTCGCCCTCGCCGTCATCGGCGGCGGCCTGTACGGCGGTTACCGCTGGACGCAGACGCAGTACTACGTCGGTGCGAACGGCGAGCACGTGGCGCTGTACCGCGGCATCAGCCAGGACCTGGCCTGGGTGTCGCTGTCGAAGGTCGAGAAGGACCACCCCGAGATCGAACTCAAGTACCTGCCGCCCTACCAGCAGAAGCAGGTCAAGAACACGATCACCGCGGGTGGACTGCGGCAGGCCCGGACGAAGATCGACGCGCTGGCCGTGCAGGCGTCGGCGTGCAGGAAGCAGGCGGAGCGCGCCGCGGCCGACGAGCAGAACGCCAAGGCGGGCCTGGACAGGACGGGGGACACCGCGGGAACCACCCGCACCTCCCTCGCGTCCGAGGCGTCGCCGTCGCCGGACCCGTCGTCGACGTCCTCCGCCACGCCCCCGAAGTCCCCGTCCCCGTCCGCGACCGCCACTCCCCAGCCCGGCCCGAGCCTCTCCGAGGGTGAGCAGAAGGTCGTCGATCAGTGCGGCAAGCAGTAG
- a CDS encoding FtsW/RodA/SpoVE family cell cycle protein yields the protein MSSTTNPPTHHTSTIGSIGTPSRRNTELALLIFAVAIPVFAYANVGLALNDQVPAGLLSYGLGLGLLAGVAHLVVRKFAPYADPLLLPLATLLNGLGLVAIWRLDQSKLLQSLGVAGGKATNQLIYTALGIALFVAALIFLKDHRTLQRYTYISMAAALFLLLLPLVPGLGANVYGAKIWIQIGSFTIQPGEFAKIVLAVFFAGYLMVKRDALALASRRFMGLYLPRGRDLGPILVVWAISILILVFETDLGTSLLFFGMFVIMLYVATERTSWIVFGLLMSAVGAVGVASFEPHIQTRVQAWLDPLREYKLSRSGSSDGILHSEQAMQALWAFGSGGTLGTGWGQGHSELIRFAANSDFILATFGEELGLAGIMAILLIYGLIAERGVRTALAARDPFGKLLAIGLSGAFALQVFVVAGGVMGLIPLTGMTMPFLAYGGSSVIANWALIGILVRISDTARRPAPAPAANPDAEMTQVVRP from the coding sequence ATGAGCAGTACTACGAACCCGCCGACGCACCACACGTCCACGATCGGCTCGATCGGCACGCCGAGCCGCCGCAACACCGAGCTGGCCCTGCTGATCTTCGCGGTGGCCATCCCGGTGTTCGCCTACGCCAACGTGGGCCTGGCCCTCAACGACCAGGTACCCGCCGGGCTGCTGAGCTACGGCCTGGGCCTCGGCCTGCTGGCCGGCGTCGCCCACCTCGTCGTACGGAAGTTCGCCCCGTACGCGGACCCGCTGCTGCTGCCGCTCGCCACCCTGCTCAACGGGCTCGGCCTGGTCGCCATCTGGCGGCTGGACCAGTCCAAGCTGCTGCAGAGCCTCGGCGTCGCCGGCGGCAAGGCGACCAACCAGCTGATCTACACCGCGCTGGGCATCGCGCTGTTCGTCGCCGCGCTGATCTTCCTCAAGGACCACCGCACCCTGCAGCGCTACACGTACATCTCCATGGCGGCGGCGCTGTTCCTGCTGCTGCTGCCACTGGTGCCGGGACTCGGCGCCAACGTGTACGGCGCCAAGATCTGGATCCAGATCGGCAGCTTCACCATCCAGCCCGGCGAGTTCGCCAAGATCGTGCTGGCGGTGTTCTTCGCCGGCTACCTGATGGTCAAGCGGGACGCGCTGGCCCTGGCCAGCCGCCGCTTCATGGGGCTGTACCTGCCGCGCGGCCGGGACCTCGGCCCGATCCTCGTCGTCTGGGCGATCTCGATCCTGATCCTCGTCTTCGAGACCGACCTGGGCACCTCGCTGCTCTTCTTCGGCATGTTCGTGATCATGCTGTACGTCGCCACCGAGCGGACCAGCTGGATCGTGTTCGGCCTGCTGATGTCCGCGGTCGGCGCCGTCGGCGTGGCCAGCTTCGAGCCGCACATCCAGACCCGTGTGCAGGCCTGGCTCGACCCGCTGCGCGAGTACAAGCTCAGCCGCTCCGGCTCCAGCGACGGCATCCTGCACTCCGAGCAGGCCATGCAGGCCCTGTGGGCGTTCGGCTCCGGCGGCACCCTCGGCACCGGCTGGGGCCAGGGCCACTCCGAGCTGATCCGGTTCGCCGCCAACTCCGACTTCATCCTCGCCACCTTCGGCGAGGAGCTGGGCCTCGCCGGCATCATGGCGATCCTGCTGATCTACGGCCTGATCGCGGAGCGCGGCGTGCGCACCGCCCTCGCCGCCCGCGACCCGTTCGGCAAGCTGCTCGCCATCGGCCTGTCCGGTGCCTTCGCCCTCCAGGTCTTCGTCGTCGCCGGCGGTGTGATGGGCCTCATCCCGCTGACCGGCATGACGATGCCGTTCCTGGCGTACGGCGGTTCCTCCGTGATCGCCAACTGGGCGCTCATCGGCATCCTGGTCCGCATCAGCGACACCGCCCGCCGCCCGGCGCCCGCTCCCGCCGCCAACCCCGACGCCGAGATGACCCAGGTAGTGCGCCCGTGA
- a CDS encoding penicillin-binding protein 2 encodes MNKPLRRIAIFCGLLVLALLIRDNWLQYVKADELRTDTDNRRVAIERYANPRGDIIVDGDPITGSVESKSGDFKYKRTYKNGPMWAPVTGYSSQAFDGSQLEKIEDGILTGNDDRLFFRNTLDMITGKQKEGGNVVTTLNAAAQKAAYDGLKAQGGKGAVVALDPSTGKILALASYPSYDPSSFAGNSDSDAKAWNKLQKKNSPSDPMLNRALRETYPPGSTFKVVTAAAALENGLYTNADTPTGSPDPWIMPGTTKPLENEGHIYCKNVTMREALRISCNSVFGKIGADLGNDKMLAEAKKFGFDSEQFTPVRSNASVFSDNMNQSQTALSSIGQFNTAATPLQMAMVASAVANDGKLMKPYMVDELQSSNLDPITKTEPEELSRPLSPKNAQILQSMMETVVKKGTGTNAQIPGVTVGGKTGTAQHGVENSENPYAWFISFAKLADGSSPVAVAVVVEDDNANRNDISGGGLAAPIAKNVMKAVVDSKK; translated from the coding sequence GTGAACAAGCCCCTGCGCCGCATCGCGATCTTCTGTGGACTCCTCGTCCTGGCCCTGCTGATCCGTGACAACTGGCTCCAGTACGTCAAGGCCGACGAACTGCGCACCGACACCGACAACCGCCGTGTCGCCATCGAGCGGTACGCGAACCCGCGCGGCGACATCATCGTCGACGGCGACCCCATAACCGGTTCCGTCGAGTCCAAGAGCGGCGACTTCAAGTACAAGCGCACCTACAAGAACGGGCCCATGTGGGCCCCGGTCACCGGTTACTCCTCCCAGGCCTTCGACGGCAGCCAGCTGGAGAAGATCGAGGACGGCATCCTCACCGGCAACGACGACCGGCTCTTCTTCCGCAACACGCTCGACATGATCACGGGCAAGCAGAAGGAGGGCGGCAACGTCGTCACCACGCTCAACGCCGCCGCGCAGAAGGCCGCCTACGACGGCCTGAAGGCGCAGGGCGGCAAGGGCGCCGTGGTCGCCCTCGACCCGTCCACCGGCAAGATCCTCGCGCTGGCCTCCTACCCGTCGTACGACCCCTCGTCCTTCGCGGGCAACTCCGACTCGGACGCCAAGGCCTGGAACAAGCTCCAGAAGAAGAACAGCCCGTCGGACCCGATGCTGAACCGGGCGCTGCGCGAGACCTACCCGCCGGGCTCCACCTTCAAGGTGGTCACGGCGGCGGCCGCGCTGGAGAACGGGCTGTACACCAACGCGGACACTCCGACCGGTTCACCGGATCCGTGGATCATGCCCGGCACGACGAAGCCGCTGGAGAACGAGGGACACATCTACTGCAAGAACGTCACCATGCGGGAAGCACTGCGTATCTCCTGCAATTCCGTCTTCGGCAAGATCGGCGCCGACCTCGGCAACGACAAGATGCTGGCCGAGGCGAAGAAGTTCGGCTTCGACTCCGAGCAGTTCACCCCGGTCCGCTCCAACGCGTCGGTGTTCTCCGACAACATGAACCAGTCGCAGACCGCGCTGTCCTCCATCGGCCAGTTCAACACCGCCGCCACCCCGCTGCAGATGGCCATGGTCGCCTCCGCGGTCGCCAACGACGGCAAGCTGATGAAGCCGTACATGGTCGACGAGCTGCAGTCCTCCAACCTCGACCCGATCACCAAGACCGAGCCGGAGGAGCTGAGCCGGCCGCTGTCGCCGAAGAACGCGCAGATCCTGCAGTCGATGATGGAGACGGTCGTCAAGAAGGGCACGGGCACGAACGCCCAGATCCCCGGGGTCACCGTCGGCGGCAAGACCGGTACCGCCCAGCACGGCGTGGAGAACAGCGAGAACCCGTACGCGTGGTTCATCTCCTTCGCCAAGCTCGCCGACGGCAGTTCGCCCGTCGCCGTGGCCGTGGTGGTCGAGGACGACAACGCCAACCGCAATGACATCTCCGGCGGCGGCCTGGCCGCACCGATCGCGAAGAACGTCATGAAGGCGGTCGTCGACTCCAAGAAGTGA
- the pknB gene encoding Stk1 family PASTA domain-containing Ser/Thr kinase, whose amino-acid sequence MEEPRRLGGRYELGHVLGRGGMAEVYLAHDTRLGRTVAVKTLRADLARDPSFQARFRREAQSAASLNHPAIVAVYDTGEDYIDGVSIPYIVMEYVDGSTLRELLHSGRKLLPERAMEMTIGILQGLEYAHRSGIVHRDIKPANVMLTRNGQVKVMDFGIARAMGDAGMTMTQTAAVIGTAQYLSPEQAKGEQVDARSDLYSTGCLLYELLTVRPPFVGDSPVAVAYQHVREEPQAPSVFDPEITPEMDAIVLKALVKDPNYRYQSADEMRADIEACLDGQPVAATAAMGAVGYGGYPDEQPTTALRSDAGAGATSMLPPMNPDDGGYGYDERPDRRRQPKKNNTSTILLVVAGVLVLIGAILIGKYAVGGGGGGDDSVSVPNFVGQTESAARKRAENVSLKVTTSSKPCDDQPQGQVCSQNPDRGTKVDKDSTVNLVISTGAPKVTVPDVRGIQYDQAESQLKDKGFEVEKKTQVSSQTPGVVITQDPQGGTDKEKGTTITLTVAKAEEKISVPDVTGKSCDDAKAELQAKGLVPTCTEVNVTDPAQNGKAVSTNPAAGQQVVKNTPVTVNVGKAQEQQQEQTQVPQVQSHRLKEVKGMLQEAGLQVGNVQGSQDDNAIVLTSNPSPGSTVDKGTAVNLFTVDQGGNGNGGNGGNGGTNFFGGTDG is encoded by the coding sequence ATGGAAGAGCCGCGTCGCCTCGGCGGCCGGTACGAGCTGGGCCACGTGCTCGGCCGTGGTGGCATGGCGGAGGTGTACCTCGCGCACGACACCCGCCTGGGCCGCACCGTGGCGGTGAAGACGCTGCGCGCCGACCTGGCGCGTGACCCTTCCTTCCAGGCCCGGTTCCGCCGGGAGGCCCAGTCGGCCGCCTCGCTCAACCACCCCGCGATCGTCGCGGTCTACGACACGGGCGAGGACTACATCGACGGGGTCTCCATCCCGTACATCGTGATGGAGTACGTCGACGGCTCGACCTTGCGCGAGCTGCTGCACTCCGGCCGCAAGCTGCTGCCCGAGCGCGCGATGGAGATGACCATCGGCATCCTCCAGGGCCTGGAGTACGCCCACCGCAGCGGCATCGTCCACCGCGACATCAAGCCGGCCAACGTCATGCTGACCCGCAACGGCCAGGTCAAGGTGATGGACTTCGGCATCGCCCGCGCCATGGGCGACGCGGGCATGACGATGACGCAGACCGCCGCGGTGATCGGCACCGCCCAGTACCTGTCGCCGGAGCAGGCCAAGGGCGAGCAGGTCGACGCGCGTTCGGACCTGTATTCGACGGGTTGCCTCCTCTACGAACTGCTGACGGTACGGCCGCCCTTCGTGGGCGACTCCCCCGTGGCCGTGGCCTACCAGCACGTCCGCGAAGAGCCCCAGGCGCCGAGCGTCTTCGACCCCGAGATCACCCCCGAGATGGACGCCATCGTCCTGAAGGCACTGGTCAAGGACCCCAACTACCGCTACCAGTCGGCCGACGAGATGCGCGCCGACATCGAGGCCTGCCTCGACGGCCAGCCGGTGGCGGCCACGGCCGCGATGGGCGCGGTCGGCTACGGCGGCTACCCCGACGAACAGCCGACGACGGCCCTGCGCTCGGACGCGGGCGCGGGCGCGACGAGCATGCTCCCGCCGATGAACCCGGACGACGGCGGCTACGGCTACGACGAACGCCCCGACCGGCGCCGGCAGCCGAAGAAGAACAACACCTCCACGATCCTCCTCGTGGTCGCCGGCGTCCTCGTCCTGATCGGCGCGATCCTCATCGGCAAGTACGCCGTCGGCGGCGGAGGCGGGGGCGACGACTCGGTGTCCGTGCCGAACTTCGTCGGCCAGACCGAGAGCGCGGCCAGGAAGAGGGCCGAGAACGTCAGCCTGAAGGTGACCACGTCCAGCAAGCCGTGCGACGACCAGCCGCAGGGCCAGGTCTGCTCCCAGAACCCGGACAGGGGCACCAAGGTCGACAAGGACTCGACCGTCAACCTGGTGATCTCGACGGGCGCCCCGAAGGTCACCGTGCCGGACGTGCGCGGCATCCAGTACGACCAGGCCGAGTCCCAGCTGAAGGACAAGGGCTTCGAGGTCGAGAAGAAGACCCAGGTCTCGTCCCAGACGCCCGGCGTGGTCATCACCCAGGACCCGCAGGGCGGCACGGACAAGGAGAAGGGCACCACGATCACGCTCACGGTCGCCAAGGCCGAGGAGAAGATCTCCGTCCCCGACGTCACCGGCAAGTCCTGTGACGACGCCAAGGCCGAACTGCAGGCCAAGGGCCTGGTCCCGACCTGCACCGAGGTGAACGTCACCGACCCCGCGCAGAACGGCAAGGCCGTCTCGACCAACCCGGCGGCGGGCCAGCAGGTCGTCAAGAACACCCCGGTGACGGTCAACGTGGGCAAGGCCCAGGAGCAGCAGCAGGAGCAGACCCAGGTTCCGCAGGTCCAGAGCCACCGGCTCAAGGAGGTCAAGGGGATGCTCCAGGAGGCGGGGCTGCAGGTCGGCAACGTCCAGGGGTCCCAGGACGACAACGCCATCGTCCTGACCTCGAACCCGTCTCCGGGCAGCACCGTGGACAAGGGCACGGCGGTCAACCTGTTCACCGTCGACCAGGGCGGGAACGGCAACGGAGGCAACGGCGGCAACGGCGGCACCAACTTCTTCGGCGGTACCGACGGCTGA
- a CDS encoding class E sortase, with the protein MAATADDTEEPTDAPGAAPAPRRTPGRIALAVSVFGELLITAGLVLGLFVVYSLWWTNVIADRKADRRADRVRDHWAQAPASGPGALDTKDGIGFLHVPAMDNGEVLVEKGTGTGVLDDGVAGYYTDPVKAALPMTGKDGNFALAAHRDGHGAKFHNIDRLRKGDPIVFETKDDWYVYKVYSILPETSKYNVKVLSPVPRESGRRKPGHYITLTTCTPVYTSRYRYVVWGELVRVDRVDGERTPPEELR; encoded by the coding sequence GTGGCAGCGACCGCCGACGACACCGAAGAGCCCACGGACGCGCCCGGCGCGGCGCCCGCCCCCCGCCGCACCCCCGGCCGGATCGCGCTCGCGGTCAGCGTCTTCGGCGAGCTCCTCATCACGGCGGGCCTGGTGCTGGGCCTGTTCGTCGTCTACTCCCTGTGGTGGACCAACGTCATAGCGGACCGCAAGGCGGACCGGCGGGCCGACCGGGTCCGCGACCACTGGGCCCAGGCCCCGGCCTCGGGCCCCGGCGCCCTGGACACCAAGGACGGCATCGGCTTCCTGCACGTGCCGGCGATGGACAACGGCGAGGTCCTGGTCGAGAAGGGCACCGGCACCGGCGTCCTCGACGACGGCGTCGCCGGCTACTACACCGACCCGGTCAAGGCCGCGCTCCCCATGACCGGCAAGGACGGCAACTTCGCCCTCGCCGCCCACCGGGACGGCCACGGCGCCAAGTTCCACAACATCGACAGGCTCAGGAAGGGCGACCCGATCGTCTTCGAGACGAAGGACGACTGGTACGTCTACAAGGTGTACTCGATCCTCCCGGAGACCTCGAAGTACAACGTCAAGGTCCTCTCCCCGGTCCCCAGGGAGTCCGGGCGGAGGAAGCCGGGCCACTACATCACCCTGACGACGTGCACGCCGGTGTACACGAGCCGGTACCGGTACGTGGTGTGGGGCGAGCTGGTCCGGGTCGACAGGGTGGACGGCGAGCGGACCCCGCCGGAGGAACTGCGCTGA